The genomic region TCATTGTGATAAAtacttaattattataaatatatgctTTGAACAGCAATTCGTTAGATGTGCAGTCGTATACATCATCTTATCTTGATATTAAGTAAAGATCGGAACTTTGGAGTACCCAGTTGACCTTTTGCACTCTACCTGCTCGATCATATGTCTAAGAGACAAAGCACTCATCTTTCATTGATTTAGTTGAATGGTTAGTAGTATTGACTTATATTATTCGATCTTTATTGATTTTAACACACACATATTCataaatttatatacatatgtaGTTAGGACCAGATAAGAACTCAAATAAAGATAAGAATTGTATCTGAATTTTTAACAGCTCATTTGAAATGATTGGACTGGATTACTTCTTACTATTCCTATTTGTATTTTGAAGCTGCAATGTCAATCATATGTGGACTACCTTTGCTTGAATGTGTGTACTGTATCGGGTGTGCACGATGGGCTTGGAAACGATGCTTACATACTGCAGGCCACGACAGTGAAACATGGTCTGTCGCGTCAGCAGAAGAATTCGAGCCCGTCCCTAGGCTTTGTCGATACATACTTGCAGTGTATGAAGACGATCTGAGATGCCCTCTTTGGGAACCTCCTGGTGGATACGGGATCAATCCCGATTGGTTAATAATAAAACGAACCTATGATGATACACGTCGTCAGGCCCCACCATACTTGTTGTATCTTGATCATGATCATGCTGATATAGTTCTTGCTATTAGGGGACTTAACTTGACAAACCAGAAAGATTATGCAGTTTTGTTGGATAATAGGTTGGGTCAGAGGAAATTTGAAGGTGGGTATGTGCATAATGGATTGTTGAAAGCAGCTGGAGTTGTATTAGATGCAGAGTATGATACGTTGAAGAGATTATTGGAAGAGTATCCAAAATATACGTTGACTTTGACCGGACATTCACTTGGGTCAGGGGTGGCGGCATTGTTGACAATGGTGGTGGTTCAAAATCGACATAAGTTGGGTAATATTGACAAGAAGAGAGTCCGTTGTTATGCTATTGCGCCTGCACGATGCATGTCGTTGAATTTGGCTGTGAGATATGCTGATATTATTAATTCTGTTGTGCTTCAGGTAAGTCGTTTTCTTGTTTTATAGTTTGAATTCAATTCAATAAGATGGTTAATATTAAATGTTGATGTTTGATGAAGCAGGATGATTTCTTGCCTCGAACAGCCACACCTTTGGAAGACATTTTCAAATCGCTTTTTTGGTAATAGTAAAATTTGATCTG from Rutidosis leptorrhynchoides isolate AG116_Rl617_1_P2 chromosome 9, CSIRO_AGI_Rlap_v1, whole genome shotgun sequence harbors:
- the LOC139866385 gene encoding uncharacterized protein: MSIICGLPLLECVYCIGCARWAWKRCLHTAGHDSETWSVASAEEFEPVPRLCRYILAVYEDDLRCPLWEPPGGYGINPDWLIIKRTYDDTRRQAPPYLLYLDHDHADIVLAIRGLNLTNQKDYAVLLDNRLGQRKFEGGYVHNGLLKAAGVVLDAEYDTLKRLLEEYPKYTLTLTGHSLGSGVAALLTMVVVQNRHKLGNIDKKRVRCYAIAPARCMSLNLAVRYADIINSVVLQDDFLPRTATPLEDIFKSLFCLPCLLCLRCIKDTFTSEDRKIKDPRRLYAPGRLYHIVERKPFRCGRFPPVVKTAVPVDGRFEHIVLSCNATSDHAIIWIEREAKRALDLMLEKDPIMEIPTKQKMERQQTLAKEHGEEYAAALQRAVKLAVPHAVLPSQYGTFHDSEGEVSSSESSSKHTPGGSWDDIIEGLFDKDEAGHMVFKKPHSVVV